The Panicum hallii strain FIL2 chromosome 9, PHallii_v3.1, whole genome shotgun sequence genome has a window encoding:
- the LOC112872693 gene encoding denticleless protein homolog, whose protein sequence is MSRRRLSPTFFGGLRGRELGGAGGSSSSRSTARLPYLADLSSDPGGRGGGVISVEHSGDPAIPFAISFGKTAQTSNLLAVADEDGYVGLYDSRRRLPSSSSSLEKSAETRVSDWVAHNNAIFDVCWIKEGSQILTASGDQTVKIWSVGNRKCIGVLSGHTGSVKSLSCHSSNPELIVSGSRDGSFALWDLRCDPKSPNSHGETCLVSSAVVREAHSPVQRSRTRSRAKAASTSITSVLYLKDGVSIATSGAADNVVKIWDTRNLKVPVSNKNSQAGGQPLKEGVKHGISCLSQDSYGAYIAASCMDNRIYLYSVLHVKKGPVKVYTGSKIESFFVKSAISPDGNHILGGSSDGNVYLWQVDQPENDPIVLKGHEGEATSVDWCASEVGMIATSSDDSTVRVWSTKKMDCTTVSSPTAIRKRITAPNTEYRRSATHEQVTTSWDAVACTSADGKSPSGSHSPLQPRVLDFGTPESAKKRGFALFQEEALDTRKSPEAQMNSPSSVLSPPPSLKRRTIRDYFASSAS, encoded by the exons ATGTCGCGGCGGCGCCTCTCCCCGACCTTCTTCGGCGGGCTCAGGGGCcgggagctcggcggcgccgggggatcctcctcctcccgctccACGGCGCGGCTCCCCTACCTCGCCGACCTCTCCTCCGACCCCggcggacgcggcggcggggtcATATCCGTCGAGCATTCCGGTGACCCCGCCATCCCCTTCGCCATCTCCTTCGGCAAG ACTGCTCAGACCTCTAACCTCCTGGCGGTCGCCGACGAAGACGGCTACGTTGGCCTCTACGACAGCCGCCGGCGCCTCCCGTCCAGCTCCTCGTCCCTAGAGAAGTCAG CCGAGACGAGGGTCTCCGATTGGGTTGCCCACAACAATGCAATCTTTGACGTGTGCTGGATCAAG GAGGGATCCCAAATACTGACTGCATCAGGTGATCAAACT GTCAAGATATGGAGTGTGGGAAACAGGAAATGCATTGGTGTCTTGTCAGGACACACTGGAAGCGTGAAGTCACTTTCATGCCATTCCTCAAATCCTG AGCTTATTGTTTCCGGTTCAAGGGACGGTTCATTTGCCCTTTGGGATTTAAGATGCGACCCTAAATCTCCAAATAGCCATGGTGAAACATGCCTCGT GTCTTCTGCTGTTGTCAGAGAAGCCCACAGCCCCGTCCAGAGGAGTCGAACAAGGTCCCGGGCAAAG GCGGCTTCAACAAGTATCACATCAGTTCTTTATCTGAAAGATGGTGTCTCTATTGCTACATCTGGAGCTGCAGACAA TGTTGTGAAAATATGGGATACACGGAACCTGAAAGTGCCAGTCTCCAATAAAAATTCTCAAGCAGGGGGGCAACCTTTG AAGGAGGGGGTGAAACATGGCATATCTTGCCTATCTCAAGACTCTTATGGTGCATACATTGCTGCATCATGTATGGATAACAG AATCTATTTGTACAGTGTGCTCCATGTGAAAAAGGGGCCAGTAAAGGTTTACACTGGCAGCAAAATAGAGTCTTTCTTTGTCAAG TCTGCTATTAGTCCTGATGGAAATCACATTCTTGGTGGTTCAAGTGATGGAAATGTATACTTGTGGCAG GTGGATCAACCTGAAAATGACCCTATAGTTCTGAAAGGCCATGAAGGTGAAGCAACTTCAGTTGACTG GTGTGCATCAGAGGTTGGAATGATAGCAACATCTTCTGATGATTCTACG GTTCGCGTGTGGAGTACCAAGAAAATGGACTGCACCACTGTAAGCTCACCAACAGCGATCCGCAAGCGGATAACCGCACCAAACACTGAGTATCGAAGATCTGCCACCCATGAGCAAGTTACCACGTCATGGGACGCTGTTGCCTGCACCAGCGCTGATGGCAAATCACCAAGTGGCTCCCACTCTCCCCTACAGCCTAGAGTGCTGGACTTCGGTACTCCAGAGTCTGCAAAGAAGAGAGGCTTTGCACTGTTCCAGGAGGAGGCCCTTGACACAAGGAAGAGTCCAGAGGCTCAGATGAACAGCCCCTCGTCGGTTCTGAGTCCGCCACCATCCTTGAAACGGAGAACGATCCGGGACTACTTTGCCAGTAGTGCTTCCTGA
- the LOC112877049 gene encoding pescadillo homolog, translating into MPKHYRPAGKKKEGNAAKYITRTKAVNYLQVSLAIFRKLCILKGVFPRQPKKKVEGNHKTYYHMKDIAFIAHDPLIEKFRQIKVHRKKVKKAIAKKNRDLADRLLNRPPTYKLDKLVLERYPTFVDALRDLDDCLTMVHLFAALPAVDGERVEVKRIHNCRRLSHEWQAYISRTHSLRKTFISVKGIYYQAEVQGQKITWLTPHALQQVLTDDVDFNVMLSFLEFYETLLGFVNFKLYHSINVNYPPILDPRLEALAAELYALCRYMATGSGRVIGNSESGGAIKEKEDENNKASSKADESELRLAQLQHQLPANEPGALMHLVEESTAVDTDDDETKECKSLFKNLKFYLSREVPRESLLFIIPAFGGTVSWEGEGAPFNEVDEDITHQIVDRPTQSHVFLSREYVQPQWVFDCVNARIILPTEGYLVGRVPPPHLSPFVDNDAEGYVPEYAETIKRLQAAARNEILPLPGDEDLDNSLVAAMMDRTESNEAAEKKKKLEMLEKQYHDELKMEIDGVTFSNLSNKKADKSPDTMDKDDTKSYHEEDEKNQAEKDSADISTALMSRKKLGLYKAIEIGKERKRDKVELLKKRKKNAESSASAKRR; encoded by the exons atgccgaAGCACTACCGCCCTGCG GGCAAGAAGAAGGAGGGGAATGCCGCGAAGTACATCACGAGGACCAAGGCGGTCAACTACCTGCAAGTCAGCCTTGCAATCTTCAG GAAGCTATGCATTCTCAAGGGCGTTTTTCCTCGTCAACCGAAGAAGAAGGTGGAAGGAAACCACAAGACATACTACCACATGAAGGATATTGCCTTTATTGCTCATGACCCTTTGATCGAGAAGTTCAG GCAAATCAAGGTTCACAGAAAGAAGGTTAAGAAGGCTATTGCTAAGAAAAACAGGGATCTTGCGGACAGACTATTGAATCGACCACCAACTTACAAGCTTGATAAGCTGGTCCTTGAAAG ATATCCTACATTTGTTGATGCTCTTCGAGATTTGGATGACTGCCTTACAATGGTTCATCTGTTTGCGGCATTACCTGCTGTTGATGGTGAACGTGTTGAAGTAAAACGGATCCATAACTGCCGCAG GTTAAGCCATGAATGGCAAGCATACATATCCAGAACTCATTCCCTGAGGAAGACATTTATTTCTGTGAAGGGCATATATTACCAG GCTGAAGTTCAAGGACAAAAAATCACTTGGTTAACTCCTCATGCTCTTCAGCAAGTATTAACTGATGATGTTGACTTCAATGTGATGCTTAGTTTTTTGGAATTCTACGAG ACTCTTCTTGGATTTGTAAACTTCAAGCTGTACCATTCAATTAATGTAAATTATCCCCCGATTCTGGATCCTCGCTTGGAAGCTTTAGCTGCCG AGCTTTATGCACTGTGCCGATACATGGCTACTGGTTCTGGGAGAGTGATTGGAAATTCAGAATCTGGTGGAGCAATCAAGGAAAAAGAGGATGAAAACAACAAAGCAAGCTCAAAAGCTGATGAGTCTGAACTCAGATTGGCACAGCTTCAACATCAGCTCCCAGCTAATGAACCTGGTGCACTAATGCATCTTGTAGAAGAATCGACTGCTGTTGACACAGATGACGATGAGACCAAAGAATGTAAAAGTTTATTTAAGAACTTAAAATTCTACTTGAGTCGGGAG GTGCCTAGGGAGTCCCTTTTATTTATTATCCCGGCATTTGGAGGAACTGTTTCCTGGGAAGGAGAAGGAGCTCCATTCAACGAAGTAGATGAAGACATCACTCATCAG ATTGTCGATAGGCCAACGCAAAGCCATGTTTTCCTCTCTAGGGAGTATGTCCAACCACAGTGGGTATTTGATTGTGTAAATGCTCGCATCATATTGCCGACAGAAGGGTATCTTGTTGGAAG AGTACCTCCACCACATTTGTCTCCTTTTGTGGACAACGACGCAGAGGGTTACGTTCCTGAGTATGCAGAGACAATAAAGAGGCTGCAAGCTGCTGCTCGCAATGAGATCTTGCCTCTGCCAGGTGATGAAGATCTGGACAATTCGTTGGTAGCAGCAATGATGGATCGAACAGAGTCAAACGAAGCTgctgaaaagaagaagaag CTTGAGATGCTAGAGAAGCAATACCATGACGAGCTGAAGATGGAAATAGATGGTGTTACTTTCTCTAACCTGTCAAATAAGAAAGCAGACAAGTCACCAGACACCATGGACAAGGATGATACAAAGTCATATCACGAGGAGGATGAGAAGAACCAAGCCGAGAAGGATAGTGCTGACATTTCTACAGCTCTCATGTCTCGAAAGAAGTTAGGCCTTTATAAGGCGATTGAG ATTGGCAAGGAAAGGAAACGCGACAAAGTTGAGCTACtgaagaagagaaaaaaaaatgccGAGTCTAGCGCCTCTGCTAAGCGACGCTGA
- the LOC112877807 gene encoding adenylosuccinate synthetase 2, chloroplastic — protein sequence MPLAPLSLDPAPFPVLRPGSGSCGGRVLPGPAPRLCRPLRAAPVVPATAEEPPSAVARGRLESLSQVAGVLGTQWGDEGKGKLVDVLAQRFDVVARCQGGANAGHTIYNSEGKKFSLHLVPSGILNENTQCVIGNGAVVHLPGFFKEIDGLESNGISCEGRLLVSDRAHLLFDLHQVVDGLREAELGISLIGTTRRGIGPCYSNKVIRNGLRVCDLRHMDTFGAKLNTLLRDAALRFKDFEYDNKILKEEVEKYKRFAERLEPFITDTVHFMNESILQKKKILVEGGQATMLDIDFGTYPFVTSSSPSAGGICTGLGISPRSLGDIIGVVKAYTTRVGSGPFPTELLGKTGDLLRASGMEFGTTTGRPRRCGWLDIVALKYCCQINGFSSLNLTKLDVLTGLKEIKLGISYYTNDGNTVQSFPADLDLLEQIKVKYEALPGWEEDISSIRDYNDLPETARRYVERIEELVGVPVHYIGVGPGRDALIYK from the exons ATGCCGCTCGCTCCTCTGTCGCTGGACCCCGCCCCGTTCCCCGTCCTCCGCCCCGGCTCCGGCAGCTGCGGCGGCCGCGTCCTCCCGGGTCCCGCGCCGCGCCTGTGCCGGCCGCTGAGGGCTGCTCCGGTGGTGCCTGCCACCGCGGAGGAGCCGCCATCCGCGGTAGCGCGGGGCCGGCTGGAGTCGCTGAGCCAGGTGGCGGGGGTGCTCGGCACGCAGTGGGGCGACGAGGGCAAGGGGAAGCTTGTCGACGTCCTCGCGCAGCGCTTCGACGTCGTAGCTCGGTGCCAG GGTGGAGCTAATGCTGGACATACCATATACAACTCTGAAGGGAAGAAGTTTTCACTTCATCTTGTTCCATCCGGCATCCTTAATGAGAATACACAGTGTGTAATTGGTAATGGAGCAGTTGTTCATCTTCCTGGATTCTTTAAAGAAATTGACGGGCTAGAGTCTAATGGAATTTCTTGCGAAGGAAGACTTTTGGTATCGGACCGTGCTCATCTTTTATTTGATCTACATCAAGTTGTTGATGGACTTAGAGAGGCAGAGCTTGGGATTTCCCTTATAGGGACAACAAGGAGAGGAATTGGGCCATGCTATTCAAACAAAGTTATCAGGAATGGGCTCAGAGTTTGTGATCTGCGACATATGGATACCTTTGGTGCAAAACTCAACACCCTACTAAGAGATGCAGCTCTGCGCTTTAAAGATTTTGAATATGATAATAAGATTCTCAAAGAGGAGGTTGAGAAATATAAAAGGTTTGCTGAACGACTGGAACCATTTATCACTGATACTGTGCATTTTATGAATGAGTCAATCTTGCAAAAGAAGAAAATATTGGTTGAAGGTGGTCAAGCTACCATGTTAGACATAGACTTTGGTACCTACCCATTTGTTACATCCTCAAGTCCCTCAGCAGGTGGAATTTGCACTGGTCTTGGTATTTCTCCTAGAAGTCTCGGTGATATCATTGGAGTG GTAAAAGCATACACGACTAGGGTTGGATCTGGTCCTTTCCCAACAGAACTGTTGGGTAAGACTGGCGACCTGCTCCGTGCATCTGGAATGGAATTCGGGACCACAACAGGTCGGCCCAGGCGTTGTGGCTGGCTCGACATAGTTGCACTGAAATACTGTTGCCAAATCAATGGCTTCTCATCTTTGAATCTCACAAAACTAGATGTGTTAACTGGACTCAAGGAAATTAAGCTCGGTATCTCATACTACACCAATGATGGTAACACAGTGCAATCATTTCCAGCAGACCTTGATCTTTTGGAGCAAATAAAG GTCAAATACGAGGCCCTACCTGGATGGGAGGAAGATATTTCCTCAATACGAGATTATAATGATCTTCCAGAAACTGCTCGTCGCTACGTGGAGAGGATAGAGGAACTGGTCGGCGTTCCAGTCCACTATATTGGTGTTGGGCCTGGACGTGATGCCCTCATATACAAATAA
- the LOC112877832 gene encoding oleosin Zm-II-like has protein sequence MADRDARGGIYGGTHTGQQGGGGRPVGEHVKGMIHDKGPTASQALTVATLFPLGGLLLVLSGLALAASVVGLAVATPVFLIFSPVLVPAALLIGMAVTGFLTSGALGLGGLSSLTCLANTARQAFQRTPDYVEEARRRMAEAAAHAGHKTAQAGHAIQSRAQEAAGGGGAGAGGAGGGRASS, from the coding sequence ATGGCGGATCGCGACGCGCGCGGCGGCATCTACGGCGGCACCCACACCGGCcagcagggcggcggcggccggccggtcggggAGCATGTGAAGGGCATGATCCACGACAAGGGCCCCACGGCGTCGCAGGCGCTGACGGTGGCGACGCTGTTCCCGCTGGGCGGGCTGCTGCTGGTGCTGTCGGGCCTCGCACTGGCGGCCTCCGTGGTGGGGCTCGCCGTGGCCACCCCGGTGTTCCTGATCTTCAGCCCGGTGCTCGTCCCTGCCGCTCTGCTCATCGGGATGGCCGTGACGGGGTTCCTCACGTCGGGCGCGCTGGGCCTGGGCGGGCTCTCCTCGCTCACGTGCCTCGCCAACACGGCGCGGCAGGCGTTCCAGCGCACCCCGGACTACGTGGAGGAGGCGCGCCGCAGGATGGCGGAGGCCGCGGCGCACGCGGGCCACAAGACCGCGCAGGCCGGGCACGCCATCCAGAGCAGGGCGCAGGAGGccgccggaggcggcggcgccggtgccggcggcgcgggcggcggcagggcgTCCTCGTAA
- the LOC112875781 gene encoding F-box protein At1g55000, producing MDSRGAAGGPDSSSPADPTSPEPDPAAAADAMDARLPADLLRAVLQRLPPIDLARSACVCRAWHAVASDRAVLEAAFCAPWGVRRVVGEPATQAFWRAASLGRFALSHAVRRGDNVPGVALKYSVQVTDIKRFNNMMSDHGIYSRERLLIPISNPEILLGSTCYIEMDHNAKREVAVFYPEGRPSGKTESLANIASAERRSRRILESVRRSLHVDDETAAYYLSVSEGDPRAAMMEYSEDLRWEQQRAGR from the exons ATGGACTCGCGCGGCGCAGCCGGGGGTCCCGactcctcctcccccgccgatCCGACGAGCCCCGAGCCCGatccggccgcggccgcggacgCGATGGACGCGCGCCTCCCGGCGGACCTGCTTCGCGCCGTGCTGCAGCGGCTGCCGCCAATCGACCTCGCGCGATCCGCCTGCGTCTGCCGCGCGTGGCACGCGGTGGCCTCCGACCGCGCCGTGCTCGAGGCCGCCTTCTGCGCGCCCTGGGGCGTGCGACGCGTCGTCGGCGAGCCGGCGACGCAGGCCTTCTGGCGGGCCGCCTCCCTTGGGAGGTTCGCGCTGTCACATGCCGTCCGGCGCGGGGATAACGTCCCCGGCGTCGCTCTCAAGTACTCCGTACAG GTGACCGATATCAAACGGTTCAACAACATGATGAGTGACCATGGCATCTACTCAAGGGAAAGGCTTCTGATACCCATCAGTAATCCAGAAATCCTGCTGGGTAGCACCTGCTACATCGAGATGGATCATAATGCGAAGAGGGAAGTTGCGGTCTTTTACCCTGAGGGTCGTCCGAGTGGGAAAACTGAATCCTTGGCAAATATCGCCTCTGCAGAGAGGCGAAGCAGGAGGATTCTCGAGTCTGTGAGGCGGAGCCTGCATGTTGACGACGAGACTGCTGCGTACTATTTATCCGTTTCCGAAGGCGATCCCAGGGCTGCCATGATGGAGTACTCCGAGGACCTGAGGTGGGAGCAGCAACGCGCAGGCCGGTAG
- the LOC112875780 gene encoding N-terminal acetyltransferase B complex catalytic subunit NAA20, with translation MNLTGLICCIEISNGPDRAFHPAWACPHSARTAQGRGPSRRYPPEASTSSSRPRSQPDERGGRVKKSHTNRDRAPPPTRPAPFRRRGPRSGAATAPNREKGEEGGSMTTIRRFCCDDLLRFASVNLDHLTETFNMSFYMTYLARWPDYFHAAVSPGGRVMGYIMGKVEGQGESWHGHVTAVSVASEFRRQKLAKKLMNLLEEISDKMDKAYFVDLFVRASNMPAIRMYEKLGYVVYRRVLRYYSGEEDGLDMRKALSQDVEKKSIIPLKRPITPDELEYD, from the exons ATGAATTTAACTGGGCTAATTTGCTGCATAGAAATTTCAAATGGTCCAGACCGAGCATTTCATCCCGCATGGGCTTGCCCTCACTCTGCTCGAACGGCTCAGGGCCGTGGGCCGTCTCGCCGTTATCCTCCAGAAGCTTCTACGAGTTCGTCCCGGCCGCGGTCCCAACCCGacgagagagggggaagagtgAAGAAGAGTCACACGAATCGGGATAGAGCGCCGCCCCCAACCCGACCCGCCCCGTTCCGGCGACGAGGACCCCGTTCCGGCGCCGCCACAGCGCCTAACCGAGAGAAAGGCGAGGAGGGAGGAAGCATGACGACGATCCGGCGGTTCTGCTGCGACGACCTACTCCGCTTCGCCTCCGTCAACCTCGACCACCTCACCGAGACG TTCAACATGTCGTTCTACATGACGTACCTGGCGCGCTGGCCCGACTATTTCCACGCCGCCGTCAGCCCTGGCGGCCGCGTCATGGGTTACA TCATGGGTAAagttgaagggcaaggtgaGTCTTGGCATGGACATGTCACGGCAGTGTCTGTTGCCTCAGAATTTCGGAGGCAGAAATTAGCCAAgaagctcatgaacttgctggAAGAAATCAGCGATAAAAT GGATAAAGCCTACTTTGTGGATCTCTTTGTAAGGGCATCTAACATGCCAGCGATAAGGATGTATGAAAAG CTTGGTTATGTGGTTTATCGGAGGGTGCTTCGATACTACTCAGGGGAAGAAGATGGCCTTG ATATGAGAAAAGCATTATCACAAGATGTTGAGAAGAAGTCCATCATACCACTCAAGAGGCCAATCACACCTGATGAACTTGAATATGATTGA